A region of the Stieleria neptunia genome:
GATAATAGGCTCGCAGCGATGCCGCTTGTTCCGGTGTCCGTTCACTCGGTTTCTGAGATGCCAGTTCCACGATGCCCTGCGGCAGCGGGATCGCCCCGGACCGATAGGCATAGGCGAACTGAGCGGTGCGACGGAGCGAAACGGTTTTGATGTACAAGTCGTTGTGCCCTTTCTTCAGCTCCAACGTGTACGTCTTGCCCAGCGGGTTGATCGGACCGTCGCGTTCGGACAGGGCGATTCGCTTCTTGTTCAAGAACACGACGTGACTGTCGCTGGTCCCCAACAGCAGATCGATCGACTGTTTTTTGGGTGAGCTCAATGATTGGTGGATCAGGTTGACTGCGACGCGCTCGCCGGCAACGGGCAACGTGTGAATCGCAACCGGCGTCCAATCGTTTCGCAATTCCCAAGCGTAAGTTTTGTCTTCGTACTTGAACGTCTCGTCGGCGCTGAAGGCCCCTTGTTGGGAACCGAAGCTGCGGTAGATGCCCGGGTTGGAGCTTTCCACGGGGAATGGGCCGACGCTGTGGAGATCACCGACGATGATTTGGTCCTTGATCGGCACCGAGATCGCGGCTTCGGACAGCTGAAAGCGAACGGCATAAAACTGATGCTTGGCGAACTGCGACAGGTATTCCAGGCGAATCCGGATCTGGTCGTGACCCTGTTCGATCCGCTCGGTCAGGTCGGGGATGGCGAACGACGCGTGACGGCCACCGGTTTGTTGATGCCCGGCGATCGCCCAACCCTCGGTCGCATGTCTTTTTCCGTCGATCGCCAAGCCGACTGCGAAATTGCCATCTTGCTGCTCGATGTTCGCCAATGCCGCGCGAATCGGAAGCGGTTCCCACCCCTCGTCTTCGCCCGCCGAACTCGGACGTGTTTCAATCTCGATTTCGGTCAGCACGGCGTTGCCGTTGGGCGAAACCCCCGCGCGATCCGTCTTGGGATCGGGCGACACTTCCAACTGCAGCGATTGCCAATGCCCGCCGGCCAATGAAGCTGCCAACGGGGCGGTGATGGTTTGCACGTCGCGATCGGCAATCTTCTCTCCGACGCGAACGTTTCCGTCGGCTTCGATCACCAGGTCGGTGCCGTGCTTGGAATCCACTTCACTCGGGGACAGCAATTCGGTTCGCGGGGAAAGTTCGGCGTCATCCGTCCCGCTCAAACCGGCTTCCCAGATTCGCTGGGCGGCATCGACCGATTCGATCGGCTCACGCATTTCACGCCGCAGTTCTGCGATCTGTTGATCGAGCGCGGCCAGTTCCGCGGACTGTTCTTGACTCGGCACACGGACCACGGGCGCCGGATCCTTCTTGTTTTCGTCGAGCGCTCGGCCGTCCAGGCTGTTGAAAAACGCGAACAGCGAGTAGTACTCTTTCTGTGAAATCGGATCGAACTTGTGATCGTGACAGACCGCGCACTGCGTGGTCATTCCCAGGAAGACGGTTCCGAACGCATCGGTCCGGTCGATCACGTTGCGGGCGAACACCTCATCATAAATCGATCCGCCTTCGTTGGTCGTGACGTTCAATCGGTTGAATCCGCTGGCGATCTTTTGCGAGAGCGTCGCATCGGGCAGCAAGTCGCCGGCCAGTTGTTCGGTGACAAACCGATCGAACGGCATGTTTTGATTGAATGCATCGATGACCCAATCGCGATACGGCCACATTTCGCGATAGTTGTCCAAATGCAATCCGTGGGTATCGGCGTAGCGGACCAGATCCAACCAATAGCGTCCGAGATGTTGACCAAAGGCGGGGGAGGCGAGCAGTTCGTCGACCAATCGTTCAATGTCCAATTTGCCGGCGGCGAGACGATCGATCTGTTCACGCGTCGGCGGCAATCCCGTCAGATCCAAACACAGTCGTCGCATCAACGTCGCATCATCGGCAGCGGTGCCCAGCGTCAATCCTTTTTGAATCGCTTTGGCGTCGATGAAGTGATCGATCGGGTGCGTCGCCGTCGGGGGCAGATCGACTTTGACGGGGGGCTCGTACGCCCAATGGCCGCGATACTCCGCTCCGCCGGCCACCCAGGCTTCAAGCGTTTGCTTTTGTGCTTCGGTAAGGGGTTTATTGAACTCCGGCGGAGGCATCAAGACGTCGTCGTCATCGCTGCGCAGCCGCGCGATGAGTTCGCTTTCGTCGACCGCGCCGGCTTGGACCACCGACGCGATGCCGTCGGCGGTGTCCAATCTCAGATCTGCCTGGCGCTCCTGTTCATCGGGGCCGTGGCAGGCAAAACAGTGGTCCGACAGGATCGGGCGGACATCGCGAGAGAAATCGGCAGCGGAATCAGTTGGAGATTCGCCCCGCAACACCGTTGATCCCCAGGCGGCCAGAATCACGGTGGCGACAAAAATTCGAATCGGCATCGGTGGGACACAAGGCGGGAAGGGGAAGGGCTCGTCGAACGACACGGGCAGAAGTCATCGGTGACCGGTGCGTTGTCAACGATTGCGAAAGACCCGATGTTTCATCAGCCTATGCCATTCTAGGCTTCCATTGTAGTCGATCACTCCGGAATTGACGCCGCGGGATCATCGGTTTCGAAGCGCCGTCGTCAGCTCGATCAGATTTCTCGGATTCTGGCCCAGATCGCCCTTGCCCACACGTGATTGACTCGTCGCGTTGACGATCACGCCTGGGCGGGTGGGGGCTTGGCCGTCGGGATTCGCGGTGAGTTCCACGTCGATGTCGTCGACAAAACGCATCAGCGGCGTTGTGCGAGTCAATTTAATAGTCAGCCGATCATCACCCGCTTGGTCCTCGGACACCCAATCCCACTTGGAATTCGTTTCGGTCCATTGTCGAATCCGTTCCGCGGCGTCTTGGACCGTGCCGTCGAGTTGCACCGGCCGGAGCCCCGGGCGCGTGGCCGCCGGATCCAGGCGGGCTCGATTTTGGGTCCAATCACGTCCCCAGTCATCGACCCGCATCACCACCGAAACGATGATCGCCAGGGTGATTGCCAACGCGACGCCCAGAGTGATCCATCCGATCATTTTGCTTTTCCGCACCATGGTTTAGGGGTTCCATTGCCGCTTGATCGCTCGGACAATTCGCCACACGCTCCCACACTCGCACCCATTCCATTCCGTTATGGCTCATACGCCTTCGATGTTCCAATCCCAAGAAGATGACTTCTTGGAAGACGCCAAACCGTTGGCCGCACGGATGCGTCCGACGACGCTGAAAGAATACGTCGGCCAGCGGCACATTCTAGGGCCTGGGAAACTGCTGCGGCGGATGGTCGATGCCGGGCGATTGGGATCGATCATCTTGTCCGGGCCACCCGGAACGGGCAAGACGACGCTGGCCCATTTGCTGGCCAAGGAAACCGGCAGCCGCTGTCGCCGGTTGAGTGCGGTC
Encoded here:
- a CDS encoding PSD1 and planctomycete cytochrome C domain-containing protein; this translates as MPIRIFVATVILAAWGSTVLRGESPTDSAADFSRDVRPILSDHCFACHGPDEQERQADLRLDTADGIASVVQAGAVDESELIARLRSDDDDVLMPPPEFNKPLTEAQKQTLEAWVAGGAEYRGHWAYEPPVKVDLPPTATHPIDHFIDAKAIQKGLTLGTAADDATLMRRLCLDLTGLPPTREQIDRLAAGKLDIERLVDELLASPAFGQHLGRYWLDLVRYADTHGLHLDNYREMWPYRDWVIDAFNQNMPFDRFVTEQLAGDLLPDATLSQKIASGFNRLNVTTNEGGSIYDEVFARNVIDRTDAFGTVFLGMTTQCAVCHDHKFDPISQKEYYSLFAFFNSLDGRALDENKKDPAPVVRVPSQEQSAELAALDQQIAELRREMREPIESVDAAQRIWEAGLSGTDDAELSPRTELLSPSEVDSKHGTDLVIEADGNVRVGEKIADRDVQTITAPLAASLAGGHWQSLQLEVSPDPKTDRAGVSPNGNAVLTEIEIETRPSSAGEDEGWEPLPIRAALANIEQQDGNFAVGLAIDGKRHATEGWAIAGHQQTGGRHASFAIPDLTERIEQGHDQIRIRLEYLSQFAKHQFYAVRFQLSEAAISVPIKDQIIVGDLHSVGPFPVESSNPGIYRSFGSQQGAFSADETFKYEDKTYAWELRNDWTPVAIHTLPVAGERVAVNLIHQSLSSPKKQSIDLLLGTSDSHVVFLNKKRIALSERDGPINPLGKTYTLELKKGHNDLYIKTVSLRRTAQFAYAYRSGAIPLPQGIVELASQKPSERTPEQAASLRAYYREVQCTHPDWLVLQDLVKGAEAAKDKLEGQIATTLVWKELDQPREAKLLVRGQYDQPGETVARRVPEFLPPMADDLPRDRLGLAKWLVAPEHPLTSRVAVNRFWQSIFGSGLVKSSEDFGSQGQPPSHPKLLDWLAVEFVESGWDVKRLIKLMVTSRAYRRDATVSPENLAIDPENRFLARGPRHRLDAEVLRDQALALAGLLNPRLGGPSVKPPQPSGLWYAVGYTRSNTANFKADVDLEKQLRRSVYIFWKRTSAPPQMSTFDAPSRESCTARRERTNTPLQALLLMNEHQYLQAAKHLAVRAHVECDREDPSDKLAWLFETVTARNPVTAEVDELVSLLDKVQKHYADDAAAAADLLSVDEIEFDKIEPSEHAAWMMIASTLLNLDEVVSK
- a CDS encoding DUF1499 domain-containing protein — protein: MVRKSKMIGWITLGVALAITLAIIVSVVMRVDDWGRDWTQNRARLDPAATRPGLRPVQLDGTVQDAAERIRQWTETNSKWDWVSEDQAGDDRLTIKLTRTTPLMRFVDDIDVELTANPDGQAPTRPGVIVNATSQSRVGKGDLGQNPRNLIELTTALRNR